A single Methanolobus sp. ZRKC5 DNA region contains:
- the cas1 gene encoding CRISPR-associated endonuclease Cas1: protein MKFLLLNGHGIDMRVSGAKLHIKDGRTSSTEDPEEYVFSPKRIDVDSIIIYGQNGNLTLDAIRWLIKHNVQISILNWDGKLLTTMLPSESTNVKTKFAQYRAYEDDKTRIQIAKKFIEAKFDKSQVVLDYLKQRYPLIEYDFSPDLKKLESAKKVSDILGVEGGVAYKYWNEFSKIVPEKYDYESRSDQSRGAIAAGDMVNVMLNYGYALLEGECLRAINAVGLDPHVGFLHEMNPSKNSLAYDLQEPFRFLVDLAVIKLIETNGIDKTDFIRTESYSLRLRPTGAKKLTEAVNSCVNTRVSYQNKMSMWSYVIFLKARELAQYLVGKRQDIDFVNPQYATRRQDTSDIRQKILSISYTDWKKLGFSKGTLHYMKQNAKADKPFTLNAHVRERLDKWEKLVANG from the coding sequence ATGAAATTCCTGCTGCTAAATGGTCATGGCATTGATATGCGTGTAAGTGGGGCTAAGCTCCATATCAAAGATGGGAGAACCTCAAGCACTGAAGATCCAGAGGAATACGTATTTTCTCCAAAGAGAATAGATGTTGATAGCATTATCATCTATGGCCAAAATGGAAACCTTACACTTGATGCAATTCGATGGTTGATCAAACATAATGTTCAGATCTCAATACTCAACTGGGATGGCAAATTACTGACAACAATGCTACCTTCTGAGAGTACCAATGTCAAGACAAAGTTTGCTCAATACCGAGCTTATGAAGATGATAAGACTCGAATCCAAATAGCTAAGAAGTTTATTGAGGCTAAGTTTGATAAATCTCAGGTGGTGCTTGATTATCTTAAACAACGTTATCCTCTAATAGAGTATGATTTCTCACCAGATCTGAAGAAGCTAGAATCTGCCAAGAAGGTTAGTGATATTCTAGGTGTGGAAGGTGGAGTTGCATACAAGTACTGGAATGAATTCTCAAAGATCGTTCCTGAGAAATACGATTATGAATCCAGAAGTGACCAGAGCCGGGGGGCCATAGCAGCCGGGGATATGGTAAATGTCATGCTCAATTACGGCTATGCTTTGTTAGAGGGAGAGTGCCTGCGGGCCATTAATGCTGTGGGGCTAGATCCCCATGTAGGTTTTCTCCATGAAATGAATCCTAGCAAGAATAGTTTAGCCTATGACCTGCAAGAACCTTTTAGATTCCTTGTTGATCTAGCTGTTATCAAGCTTATAGAGACTAATGGTATAGATAAGACGGATTTCATTAGAACTGAAAGCTATTCTCTGAGACTGAGGCCCACTGGCGCTAAGAAACTAACCGAAGCAGTCAACTCGTGTGTTAACACACGAGTTAGCTATCAAAACAAGATGTCAATGTGGAGTTATGTGATATTCCTGAAAGCTAGGGAATTGGCTCAGTATTTAGTTGGTAAACGACAGGACATTGATTTTGTTAATCCCCAGTATGCAACAAGGCGGCAGGATACAAGCGACATACGACAGAAGATACTCAGTATTTCTTATACTGATTGGAAAAAGCTAGGATTTTCTAAGGGTACATTACATTATATGAAGCAAAATGCGAAGGCAGATAAGCCTTTTACGCTTAATGCTCATGTAAGAGAACGTTTGGATAAGTGGGAGAAACTTGTTGCAAATGGTTAA
- a CDS encoding tyrosine-type recombinase/integrase, giving the protein MISITSKQTEPILVNGVRVLGPYEIDQLRDSIPQMYLKTIFDVCFWSGMRYVEVQRLHDHPEWWWKIRKTIHLPEEAQKKAKRKQLERYVHPIPGQLENVLDYFFKNKKPPSRSAWNENLLRWGEKSGLNSLGLSSKTTRKSIESWMITADIPINVICLRQGHDSLTSMLHYQGLPFTDGEKVEIRRRLAGWY; this is encoded by the coding sequence ATGATTTCAATCACCTCAAAACAGACCGAGCCTATCCTAGTCAATGGTGTAAGAGTCCTAGGACCTTATGAGATAGATCAACTAAGAGATAGTATTCCACAAATGTATCTTAAAACTATCTTTGATGTCTGCTTCTGGTCTGGGATGAGATATGTTGAGGTACAGAGGTTGCACGATCATCCTGAGTGGTGGTGGAAGATTCGCAAGACAATCCATCTTCCAGAGGAAGCCCAGAAGAAGGCCAAACGAAAACAGCTTGAAAGGTATGTGCATCCCATCCCTGGCCAGCTGGAGAATGTCCTGGACTATTTCTTCAAGAATAAAAAACCTCCTTCAAGATCTGCCTGGAATGAGAACCTTTTGAGATGGGGTGAAAAATCCGGCCTGAACTCATTAGGGTTGAGTAGCAAAACCACCAGAAAAAGTATAGAGTCCTGGATGATCACTGCAGATATCCCAATTAACGTGATTTGTCTACGCCAAGGACATGATAGTTTGACATCTATGCTTCATTACCAGGGCTTGCCTTTCACAGATGGTGAGAAGGTGGAGATCCGGAGGAGATTGGCAGGTTGGTATTAG
- a CDS encoding tetratricopeptide repeat protein: MEKTTDNTISTDLEDRVQFITTTLSSVPLIGGFISASANLAIKKRQDKRLSDFLAKLNDNTECCEYKESIPTNHHFLGRDEDIKNINDSGSRVIVIEGIPGVGKTYLGTELAKQHNLEGKVFWYTINEIDSAKTILCQLSSFLHQNNFSKAHGLLCKGNSDLNFLSDIIIEELDKDSFVLFFDDYHTLKDSQAKAIFEKLKRNLRKSIFVVITRPSPFCKFYTEHDLSSDNIFHVSLKGLNYDSSRKKLSNLGCNVNENTLLKIYDLTEGHPIALELISLYDKNVYDLESLFSQSPILPDNLVSYLFNEIFLGLSTEEKQVLKALSVYRTAVNIDAIKAHGLSNAIETSFKLSGKHLIEKNGKLYSSHPIIKNLSYSLIENKASYHDFAAEYYLSKKVVQTNEIIELQYHLLNAGDDLNSALITLHTSELLLRQGYVTPLFELLQLYKQETLPPEVWIFIGTILGKIYVIKHDLDSAESKFTEMLDLSYKLDYDNGVSSLLNNLSLIYLNKGDVTKSLDFQLKSLSLYEPQDDIKGKISCLINIGSVYLEIGEVDKSFMYANEALSEIESVNFPDIELVLFNLLGLIYRAYEDWDKAMSMFAKCKNIAVEIGDYSGIANASANLGNIYADRGQLEKAEKEYRQEIKAAKQSEEVLSIEAAYENFATLLADKKEYDKSNKCYNQVLDLCWQHGLVQNAATIYSNISSNFINKGDYDLALHNCKLAIKYAKKTAFKDNLANCLLNLGEIQEKRCNHKNVLVLYNKSISLCEETKNNYTKAFAYNKLGIFYNNKNDFDEAIKYFNLSLDLFSKFNSTTHCLMVCQNCIMIYDKLEDYNNTIKLYERMVVYLLDLNDKKKLSSTYMELIPKKYQQHNWLDLEKLCNDKINLGRELSEKMDLASTYGFLALALKYTKKYTESVAAHKEAISIAKEINDFELMAMFINDMGTTNLIIGNPKEAEANYLQSIEIKESNGNEVGIIRTYYNLGILYASMGDLQKGLEYLEKADDFYYQRGDFDKADQVFSTIITITYTNPKDIIDSLIIKPF; the protein is encoded by the coding sequence ATGGAGAAAACAACTGACAATACCATTTCCACTGATCTGGAGGATAGGGTTCAATTTATTACAACAACACTAAGTTCAGTACCTTTGATCGGTGGTTTTATATCTGCTTCTGCAAATTTAGCAATTAAAAAAAGACAAGATAAAAGATTATCTGATTTTTTAGCTAAACTCAATGATAATACTGAATGTTGTGAATATAAAGAATCCATTCCTACTAATCATCATTTTTTAGGACGAGATGAAGATATAAAAAATATTAATGATTCTGGTTCAAGAGTTATCGTAATAGAAGGAATACCAGGAGTAGGAAAAACATATCTTGGCACTGAACTTGCTAAACAACATAATTTAGAGGGAAAAGTATTTTGGTATACAATCAACGAGATTGATTCAGCAAAAACTATTTTATGTCAATTGTCTTCATTTTTACATCAAAACAACTTTTCTAAAGCACATGGCTTACTCTGTAAAGGAAATAGTGATTTAAATTTTCTAAGCGATATTATAATTGAAGAATTAGACAAAGATTCATTTGTTTTGTTTTTTGATGATTATCATACTTTAAAAGATAGTCAAGCTAAAGCTATTTTTGAAAAATTAAAGAGAAATCTTAGAAAAAGCATATTTGTAGTTATTACTCGACCGTCTCCATTTTGTAAGTTTTATACAGAACATGATCTTTCTTCTGATAATATATTTCATGTCAGTTTAAAAGGGCTAAATTATGATTCTAGCAGGAAAAAATTATCTAATTTAGGTTGTAACGTAAATGAAAATACGCTTTTAAAGATTTATGATTTGACTGAGGGACACCCTATTGCACTTGAACTGATCTCTTTATATGATAAAAATGTTTACGATTTGGAATCCCTATTTAGTCAATCTCCAATCCTACCTGATAATCTAGTTTCTTATCTCTTTAATGAAATATTTTTAGGTTTGTCTACTGAAGAAAAACAGGTCTTAAAAGCACTTTCAGTCTATAGGACAGCCGTCAACATTGACGCTATAAAAGCACATGGATTGTCAAATGCAATTGAAACTTCCTTTAAATTATCCGGAAAGCACTTAATTGAAAAAAATGGCAAACTCTATTCATCTCATCCCATTATCAAGAATCTTTCATACTCTTTAATTGAAAATAAAGCGTCATATCACGACTTTGCAGCTGAATATTATCTATCCAAAAAGGTAGTTCAAACAAATGAGATAATCGAATTGCAATATCATTTGCTTAACGCTGGAGACGATTTAAATTCTGCTTTAATCACACTACACACTAGTGAATTGCTGCTTAGGCAAGGGTATGTAACTCCTTTGTTTGAACTCTTGCAACTGTACAAGCAAGAAACATTACCTCCCGAAGTTTGGATTTTTATTGGAACCATACTTGGAAAAATATATGTCATAAAACATGATCTTGATAGTGCTGAAAGCAAATTTACTGAAATGTTAGATTTGTCTTATAAGTTAGACTATGACAATGGTGTTTCATCTTTACTTAACAATCTCTCTTTAATATATCTAAATAAAGGAGATGTAACTAAATCCTTGGATTTTCAACTTAAAAGTTTAAGTTTATACGAACCTCAAGACGATATAAAAGGGAAAATAAGCTGTTTAATAAATATTGGTTCTGTATATTTAGAAATTGGTGAAGTAGATAAATCTTTTATGTATGCTAATGAAGCTTTGAGTGAAATTGAAAGCGTTAATTTTCCTGACATAGAATTGGTACTCTTTAATTTATTGGGTTTAATATACAGGGCTTACGAAGATTGGGATAAAGCAATGTCTATGTTTGCCAAATGCAAAAATATAGCAGTTGAAATTGGAGATTACAGTGGAATTGCAAATGCCAGTGCAAATTTGGGTAATATCTATGCAGATCGAGGGCAATTAGAGAAAGCTGAAAAAGAATATCGCCAAGAAATAAAAGCTGCAAAACAAAGTGAGGAGGTTCTTTCAATTGAGGCTGCTTATGAGAATTTTGCGACTTTATTGGCCGATAAAAAAGAATATGATAAATCTAATAAATGTTACAATCAAGTTTTAGATTTATGTTGGCAACATGGTTTAGTTCAAAACGCTGCTACAATTTATTCTAATATATCATCCAATTTCATTAACAAAGGTGATTATGATTTAGCCTTACACAATTGTAAATTAGCAATAAAATACGCTAAAAAGACAGCTTTCAAGGATAATTTAGCAAACTGCTTGTTAAACTTAGGTGAAATTCAAGAGAAACGATGCAATCATAAAAATGTTCTTGTTTTATATAATAAAAGTATCTCACTTTGTGAAGAAACAAAAAATAATTATACAAAAGCATTTGCCTATAATAAATTAGGAATTTTTTATAATAATAAAAATGATTTCGATGAGGCAATTAAGTACTTCAATTTGAGTTTGGATTTATTTTCAAAATTTAATTCAACAACTCATTGTTTAATGGTATGCCAAAACTGTATCATGATATATGATAAATTGGAAGATTATAATAATACTATAAAATTATATGAACGAATGGTAGTTTACCTTTTAGATTTAAACGATAAAAAGAAGCTTTCTTCTACCTATATGGAATTGATTCCTAAAAAATATCAACAACATAACTGGCTTGATTTAGAAAAGTTGTGCAATGACAAAATAAATCTCGGTCGAGAACTAAGTGAAAAAATGGATCTTGCTTCCACATATGGGTTTCTTGCTCTTGCTTTAAAATACACTAAAAAATATACTGAATCCGTCGCAGCACATAAAGAAGCTATTAGTATTGCCAAGGAGATTAATGATTTTGAGTTGATGGCAATGTTCATTAATGACATGGGCACTACAAATCTTATAATAGGAAACCCTAAAGAAGCTGAAGCGAATTATCTCCAAAGTATAGAGATTAAAGAATCAAATGGAAACGAAGTTGGAATTATACGAACATACTATAATTTAGGTATATTGTATGCAAGTATGGGGGACTTGCAAAAAGGACTTGAATATCTTGAAAAAGCTGATGACTTTTACTATCAACGTGGTGACTTTGATAAAGCTGACCAAGTTTTTAGCACAATTATTACAATCACATACACCAATCCTAAAGATATTATTGACTCACTTATCATTAAACCGTTTTAA
- a CDS encoding HNH endonuclease signature motif containing protein has product MEKDEYANYIRRNKKGKKPPIACAVCGEDNKEVIEMHHVDGRNNSDWVKPLCQNCHIKITAEQNKLSPKTRSKDTSLQNLKAFNIISIGALLRDLGQRLINLGMGMTVNV; this is encoded by the coding sequence ATGGAAAAAGATGAATATGCGAATTACATTAGAAGAAACAAGAAAGGCAAGAAACCACCTATTGCATGTGCTGTTTGTGGAGAAGATAATAAAGAAGTCATTGAAATGCATCATGTTGATGGAAGGAATAATTCAGACTGGGTTAAGCCGCTATGTCAGAACTGTCATATAAAGATAACAGCAGAACAGAACAAACTCAGTCCTAAAACAAGATCTAAAGATACTTCTCTGCAAAATCTGAAAGCCTTTAACATTATCTCAATTGGTGCTTTACTAAGGGATCTTGGACAGCGATTAATCAATCTTGGTATGGGGATGACTGTAAATGTCTAA
- a CDS encoding AI-2E family transporter, translated as MKEVMKQSGKMPQALLVLSVMAAVLIYALYPYINAFFGAFILYVVFKPLYTYLTNKKSLNKSIAAFTIIFLTVILILIPLYILITIVALQMQNILFDTDTILKYIDSLSLYVNQLPLEKLPVEISIRDKITEVIASAANFFSILLLNAIQSLGQRLIEFVIMYFLLYYLLTGVGSTYSIKLQNAIPFNRKNTEILKNEFKSIVNATLISSGIIAFVQGTILTVTFLLLGVEGAFLWGFVAVLLSFLPVVGATLIWAPAVIVQLIQQDYFTALGILIGGVLLSSVDNFLRPLIQKKVGSIHPLESIIGVIIGLNLFGLLGIVIGPLLISYVVLMAKMFNEEYLQD; from the coding sequence ATGAAGGAAGTAATGAAACAGTCAGGCAAGATGCCACAGGCACTCCTGGTGCTTAGTGTAATGGCAGCCGTACTTATTTACGCCCTTTACCCCTACATCAATGCATTTTTCGGGGCATTCATACTGTATGTGGTCTTCAAACCACTATATACATACCTTACAAACAAAAAGAGCTTAAACAAAAGCATAGCAGCTTTTACGATCATCTTCCTAACAGTCATTTTAATATTGATCCCATTATACATACTCATAACAATAGTGGCCCTCCAGATGCAAAATATCCTGTTTGACACGGATACCATTCTTAAATATATAGACTCATTAAGCCTCTATGTCAATCAACTGCCTCTTGAAAAATTACCCGTAGAGATTAGCATACGAGATAAAATAACAGAAGTTATTGCATCAGCTGCCAATTTCTTTAGCATTCTGCTCTTAAATGCAATTCAAAGCCTGGGACAAAGGCTTATTGAATTTGTGATAATGTACTTCCTCCTGTACTACCTGCTTACAGGAGTTGGGTCAACATACTCAATTAAACTTCAAAATGCAATACCATTCAACAGGAAGAATACGGAAATCCTCAAAAATGAATTCAAGTCCATTGTTAATGCAACACTTATCAGTTCGGGCATAATTGCCTTTGTACAGGGAACAATACTCACAGTGACATTTCTTTTGCTTGGAGTTGAGGGTGCATTCCTCTGGGGCTTTGTCGCAGTTCTTCTCTCTTTCCTTCCAGTAGTCGGTGCAACACTCATATGGGCACCTGCAGTAATAGTTCAATTAATTCAACAGGATTATTTTACTGCTTTGGGCATTTTGATAGGAGGTGTACTCCTTAGTTCTGTTGATAATTTCCTCCGGCCATTGATACAGAAGAAAGTCGGGAGTATTCACCCCCTTGAATCAATTATAGGAGTGATAATCGGATTGAACCTATTCGGACTACTGGGAATTGTGATTGGTCCTCTGTTAATATCATACGTAGTCCTCATGGCAAAGATGTTCAACGAGGAGTATTTACAAGATTGA
- a CDS encoding DUF3592 domain-containing protein, which produces MRGVEVTGHISLEYILSKKRVEYKYTYQGIEYWRGNALSHSIYTNCFNEGDEVTLLVDPQNPNRAVIKDIYF; this is translated from the coding sequence ATGCGAGGAGTAGAAGTCACCGGCCATATTTCATTGGAATATATTCTTTCCAAAAAAAGAGTTGAATATAAATATACGTATCAAGGAATAGAATATTGGAGAGGAAACGCTTTAAGTCATTCTATTTATACAAATTGTTTTAATGAGGGTGACGAAGTTACACTGCTTGTTGATCCGCAAAACCCTAATCGAGCTGTAATCAAAGACATTTATTTTTGA
- a CDS encoding GIY-YIG nuclease family protein, producing the protein MTIGRTISIYLPDANPQGVKICEFFDSIVKAVSIPRAKLDAGLKRPELEQPGLYFLIGEKDEVGKPKVYVGESEILTTRLNDHHKKKDFWNQAICFVSEKNNLNKAHIKYLENHACEQAKLVNKCTLENSNTPTKSSLTDQDRDFVLRFFDELKIIMATLGYPIFEQAKRSKKNTYYCKSKDADAVGEYTEEGFVVNKGSKSNVEETTSLQPSVRAFRANLVEKGIVKEEDGVYVYQEDFTFSSPSMSASVVLGRAANGWTLWKDKEGKTLDEIVRQKDKEGK; encoded by the coding sequence ATGACAATAGGAAGAACAATTTCAATTTATCTGCCAGATGCCAATCCACAGGGAGTGAAAATATGCGAGTTCTTTGATTCTATTGTCAAAGCTGTTTCTATTCCTCGAGCAAAGTTAGACGCTGGCTTGAAAAGACCAGAGCTTGAACAGCCGGGGCTTTACTTCTTAATAGGTGAAAAAGACGAAGTTGGAAAACCAAAAGTATATGTTGGTGAATCAGAAATACTAACAACTCGTTTAAATGATCACCACAAAAAGAAAGATTTTTGGAATCAAGCTATATGTTTTGTTTCAGAGAAAAATAATCTTAACAAAGCTCATATCAAGTATCTTGAAAATCATGCTTGTGAGCAGGCTAAATTAGTCAATAAATGTACTCTTGAAAATAGTAATACTCCCACTAAATCATCTCTAACAGATCAAGACCGGGATTTTGTTTTGCGTTTCTTTGATGAATTAAAGATTATAATGGCTACCCTTGGTTATCCTATTTTCGAACAAGCAAAACGTAGCAAGAAAAATACATACTATTGTAAGAGCAAGGATGCTGATGCTGTTGGTGAATATACTGAAGAAGGTTTTGTCGTCAACAAGGGATCAAAGTCAAACGTAGAAGAAACAACGTCTCTTCAACCAAGTGTACGAGCATTTAGAGCTAATTTAGTAGAAAAGGGAATTGTAAAGGAAGAAGATGGTGTCTATGTTTACCAAGAAGATTTTACGTTTTCTTCACCATCCATGTCGGCATCAGTTGTACTAGGCAGAGCTGCTAATGGATGGACGCTTTGGAAGGACAAAGAAGGTAAAACACTAGATGAAATTGTAAGACAAAAAGATAAGGAGGGAAAATAA
- a CDS encoding tyrosine-type recombinase/integrase, which yields MEVRARPKKENQKLPDRELILKAIKIASIRNKAIILVGIASGLAASDICNLTVQDFRDGYDPVTEITTLSLRRQKTQIDFTTFLSPEASRAVNTYLMKREQMFKDSSDGEKLHEAIKVTLDSPLFILEKKFGRYLRNKEEFNRALISGLIIELYKAIANKVEDTRRPSTFRLMCSHNMRKYFSTTLRNAGVDGDVIEHMMGHTLGAVKQAYVKFDTEFLKKVYMENYLALLIDERADASTSPEFKVLKEENKELSDQNDANRSLAYQDKGRATDLEEEKEKLIKSNETQKKLVDAFMSDPSIRELMGKIMEQTEAQKEEKEG from the coding sequence GTGGAAGTACGTGCAAGACCAAAAAAAGAAAATCAGAAGTTGCCCGATCGTGAACTAATCTTGAAGGCTATTAAGATAGCATCGATAAGAAACAAAGCTATCATTTTGGTAGGAATTGCATCAGGTCTCGCTGCATCAGACATATGTAACCTTACTGTCCAGGATTTTAGAGATGGATATGACCCTGTGACAGAGATTACAACACTCTCTTTGAGGAGACAGAAAACACAGATCGATTTCACTACTTTCTTATCTCCAGAGGCATCACGAGCTGTGAATACTTACCTTATGAAAAGAGAACAAATGTTCAAAGATAGTTCAGATGGAGAGAAGTTGCATGAGGCAATAAAGGTGACTCTAGATAGTCCATTGTTCATCTTGGAGAAGAAATTCGGAAGATACCTACGTAACAAGGAAGAGTTTAATCGTGCTCTGATATCAGGCTTGATTATTGAGTTGTATAAAGCTATCGCAAACAAGGTTGAGGATACAAGGCGACCAAGTACATTTAGATTGATGTGTAGTCACAACATGAGGAAATACTTCAGCACAACACTAAGGAATGCTGGAGTCGATGGTGATGTCATTGAACATATGATGGGGCATACATTGGGTGCAGTAAAACAGGCATATGTAAAATTTGATACAGAATTCCTGAAGAAGGTTTATATGGAGAACTACCTTGCTTTACTTATTGATGAGAGAGCAGACGCTTCAACTTCTCCTGAGTTCAAAGTTCTAAAGGAAGAGAACAAGGAACTCAGTGACCAGAATGATGCAAACCGTTCATTAGCATATCAAGATAAGGGACGTGCTACAGATTTAGAAGAGGAAAAAGAAAAGCTTATTAAGTCTAATGAAACACAGAAGAAACTGGTGGATGCGTTCATGAGCGATCCTTCTATACGTGAGCTTATGGGTAAGATTATGGAGCAAACAGAAGCACAGAAAGAGGAAAAGGAAGGCTGA
- a CDS encoding zonular occludens toxin domain-containing protein has product MSSSIDAVAGMIRHRINEQDKNFMCVMVGETGSGKSADAVELARRIDPSFEDNPRIVFTPKDFLEYIPKMKKGQALIFDEAGVGIPAREWQRIQNKLIGYVTQLFRHLNLCVIFTVPSMSFIDKQVKTLLHAVIETKTIDFKNNLGVAKYWRINHNPVFDFTKLEPLILFSGGNHTTIDPLYIPHPPLEVWNKYVAMKEAYANRFYQNAFKEVSGEKDLVDGNRIRLLTNKSNAFDKALPILKENRTWKEVAELLGYSERTLQNWTKTNTATAAVV; this is encoded by the coding sequence ATGAGCTCCAGTATTGATGCCGTTGCCGGCATGATCCGCCACCGGATCAATGAGCAAGATAAGAATTTCATGTGTGTCATGGTGGGTGAAACCGGATCCGGAAAAAGTGCGGATGCTGTAGAGCTGGCCAGGAGAATAGACCCTTCATTTGAGGATAATCCCCGTATCGTTTTCACGCCAAAAGATTTCCTGGAATATATTCCTAAAATGAAGAAGGGTCAGGCTCTTATTTTTGACGAGGCAGGTGTAGGAATCCCAGCCAGGGAATGGCAGAGGATCCAGAACAAACTGATAGGTTACGTGACACAGCTTTTCAGGCATCTGAACCTATGTGTCATATTCACTGTCCCTTCAATGTCGTTCATTGACAAGCAGGTAAAAACATTACTCCATGCTGTCATTGAAACAAAGACCATAGATTTCAAGAATAACCTGGGTGTGGCTAAATACTGGAGGATCAATCACAACCCGGTATTTGATTTTACAAAGCTTGAGCCACTTATCCTGTTCAGTGGGGGTAATCATACTACCATTGACCCTCTCTATATCCCTCATCCTCCACTTGAGGTATGGAACAAATACGTAGCGATGAAGGAGGCATATGCAAACCGATTCTACCAGAATGCTTTCAAAGAGGTCAGCGGAGAGAAGGATCTTGTTGACGGTAACAGGATAAGACTGCTCACAAACAAAAGTAATGCGTTTGACAAAGCTTTGCCAATACTTAAGGAGAATAGGACATGGAAAGAAGTTGCTGAATTGCTAGGGTATTCTGAGCGGACCTTACAGAACTGGACGAAGACAAACACCGCAACAGCAGCAGTTGTTTAA